In one Cellulosilyticum sp. I15G10I2 genomic region, the following are encoded:
- a CDS encoding helix-turn-helix transcriptional regulator, whose protein sequence is MPNHEIITSNIRLPVYFNIYKSYNQLIPSHWHNHLEILYILQGTMYIVRNDEKYTLNTNELFVVNSGDIHLTRSPSNVEVLLLQVPYELLNHSIPEYKTIRFREYFPQSQLSEDSEFQKMIQYLLAMKILYEQGEDGYGLLFTSNLNLFLHTLYRHYATRQDLIEKNKAAKHLSRLKEVIDYVEQNYMESLSLKKAASLVALNPEYFCRSFKKYTGFTFMEYVNLVRLTHIHSDILDTDDSITSIQERHGFTNYKVFNRMFKESFGCTPSKLRSTRLQ, encoded by the coding sequence ATGCCAAACCATGAAATCATTACCTCTAATATTAGACTTCCTGTTTATTTTAATATTTATAAATCTTATAATCAGCTGATTCCTAGTCACTGGCATAACCACTTGGAAATTCTCTATATTTTACAAGGTACTATGTATATCGTTCGTAATGATGAAAAATACACACTCAATACCAATGAGTTATTTGTGGTCAACTCCGGTGATATACATTTGACCCGAAGTCCTAGTAACGTTGAAGTTCTATTGCTTCAAGTTCCTTATGAACTCCTTAACCATTCTATTCCTGAGTACAAGACGATACGATTTAGAGAGTATTTCCCTCAAAGCCAGCTGAGCGAGGATTCCGAGTTTCAAAAGATGATTCAGTACCTCCTTGCAATGAAAATACTTTATGAACAAGGTGAAGATGGTTATGGACTTCTTTTTACCAGTAACCTTAATCTCTTTCTCCATACCCTCTACCGTCATTATGCCACTCGACAAGATCTCATTGAAAAAAATAAAGCCGCGAAGCATCTGTCGCGGCTAAAGGAAGTCATTGACTACGTTGAACAAAATTATATGGAGTCTCTTAGTCTAAAAAAAGCGGCATCTTTAGTGGCCTTGAATCCTGAATATTTCTGTCGTTCTTTTAAGAAATACACCGGCTTCACTTTTATGGAATATGTTAACTTAGTCAGGCTTACCCATATTCACAGCGACATTCTTGATACTGATGACAGCATCACAAGCATTCAAGAGCGACATGGTTTTACTAATTATAAGGTGTTTAATCGCATGTTTAAAGAATCTTTTGGGTGTACCCCCTCTAAACTTCGATCTACTAGATTACAATAA
- a CDS encoding glycoside hydrolase family 3 protein has product MNKWQRILFQPNIPLGEKGERITASKRHRELSKNAAKEGMVLLKNNQNVLPLGKGSKVALFGKGSFDYVKGGGGSGDVTVEYITNLYDGMKTLKKQVSIFEELSDFYREDVKKQYISGAVPGMTVEPKVPEDLLKRASIYTDTAIITICRFSGEGWDRKSVVDTKNKNLWEHEEALTKKSGELFENGDFYLTHAESDMVNKVKEHFAKVIVVMNVGGMVDTSWFVKDDTIHSVLMAWQGGMEGGLAAAELLCGIGSPSGKLSDTFANRLEDYPSTYNFHEAEAYVDYTDDIYVGYRYFETIPGAADKVNYPFGFGLSYTKFHWSVVSAKEQKGIIEVRIHVTNIGGIEGKEILQIYVGAPQGLLGKPAKSLVAFKKTRLLKAGESQLLSLEFSVETMASYDDLGKVQKSAYVLEAGDYTFFVGNSVRDVEKIDFIYSLPQDKVALQLSEKIAPTSLKERMLADGRFEQLPLKEANDPDASGLPKMSVEMTEGYTPAVRLRQSYQLWKEPFKKGIRTFYEVAEGKMTVDAFLAQMSDEEVAHLLGGQPNTGVANTFGYGNMPEYGIPNIMTADGPAGLRIAPECGVSTTAWPCSTLLACTWDQDIVYAVGEAGAKEVKENNIAIWLTPAINIHRSPLCGRNFEYYSEDPFLTGKMAAAMVKGIQSQHIGATVKHFALNNKETNRKNSDSRVSERAAREIYLKAFELVVKEAAPWSIMTSYNMINGHRASESRELLEDILRGEWDFKGMVTTDWWTCGEHYKETKAGNDVKMGCGYPERLLEAKALGLISREDMNLCAKRILELILKVD; this is encoded by the coding sequence ATGAATAAATGGCAAAGGATACTCTTTCAACCCAATATCCCTTTAGGTGAGAAGGGGGAGAGGATAACAGCATCTAAAAGGCATAGAGAGCTGTCAAAAAACGCAGCTAAAGAAGGGATGGTTCTTCTGAAAAATAATCAGAATGTCCTTCCACTCGGTAAAGGTTCAAAAGTTGCTTTATTTGGAAAAGGTAGTTTTGACTATGTTAAGGGTGGCGGAGGCAGCGGTGATGTAACAGTAGAGTATATTACTAACCTCTACGATGGTATGAAGACCTTGAAGAAACAGGTTAGTATTTTTGAAGAGTTATCTGATTTTTACCGCGAAGATGTTAAGAAACAATATATAAGCGGAGCAGTACCAGGAATGACTGTTGAGCCTAAAGTTCCTGAAGATTTGTTAAAGAGGGCTAGTATATATACGGATACGGCAATTATTACCATTTGTCGTTTTTCTGGAGAAGGATGGGATAGGAAAAGCGTTGTAGACACAAAAAATAAAAATCTCTGGGAGCATGAGGAGGCGCTGACAAAGAAGTCAGGAGAGCTCTTTGAAAACGGCGACTTTTATCTGACTCATGCAGAGTCTGATATGGTAAATAAGGTCAAAGAGCATTTCGCCAAGGTTATTGTCGTGATGAATGTCGGGGGGATGGTAGATACCAGTTGGTTTGTTAAAGACGATACAATACATTCTGTACTGATGGCATGGCAGGGAGGCATGGAAGGGGGATTGGCTGCCGCAGAGCTTCTTTGTGGTATAGGGAGTCCTTCCGGTAAATTGTCTGATACCTTTGCAAATAGATTGGAAGACTATCCATCAACTTATAATTTTCATGAAGCTGAAGCTTATGTAGATTATACTGATGATATTTATGTGGGATATCGTTATTTTGAGACGATTCCAGGGGCAGCTGACAAGGTCAATTATCCATTTGGTTTTGGGTTGTCTTATACAAAATTTCATTGGTCAGTGGTTTCTGCAAAAGAACAAAAGGGTATCATCGAGGTTCGCATTCATGTGACTAATATAGGAGGTATAGAAGGCAAAGAAATCCTTCAAATCTATGTAGGAGCGCCACAAGGGCTTCTTGGAAAACCGGCAAAAAGTTTAGTGGCTTTTAAAAAGACGCGTTTATTAAAAGCGGGAGAAAGTCAGCTCCTTAGTCTTGAATTTTCAGTTGAAACGATGGCTTCTTACGATGATTTAGGTAAAGTTCAAAAATCTGCTTATGTACTAGAAGCCGGAGATTATACATTTTTTGTTGGGAATTCAGTACGTGATGTAGAAAAGATCGACTTTATTTATTCGCTGCCACAAGACAAGGTTGCTTTGCAGCTTAGTGAAAAAATAGCACCCACTTCACTCAAAGAAAGGATGCTCGCTGACGGCCGCTTTGAACAACTTCCATTAAAAGAAGCAAATGATCCTGATGCTTCTGGCCTTCCCAAAATGTCAGTAGAAATGACAGAAGGCTATACGCCGGCAGTACGACTAAGACAGAGTTATCAGCTTTGGAAAGAGCCATTTAAGAAGGGGATTCGAACGTTTTATGAGGTAGCTGAGGGTAAGATGACAGTAGATGCGTTTTTAGCACAAATGTCTGATGAAGAAGTGGCTCATTTATTAGGTGGTCAACCCAATACTGGCGTTGCAAATACTTTTGGATATGGCAATATGCCGGAGTATGGTATTCCAAATATCATGACTGCTGATGGACCAGCTGGACTTCGGATTGCGCCAGAGTGCGGTGTGAGTACAACGGCTTGGCCTTGTTCCACTTTACTTGCTTGTACTTGGGATCAAGATATTGTCTATGCGGTTGGAGAAGCAGGTGCTAAAGAAGTTAAGGAAAATAACATAGCTATTTGGCTAACGCCTGCCATTAATATTCATAGAAGTCCATTGTGCGGGCGTAACTTTGAATACTATTCTGAAGATCCATTCCTAACGGGTAAGATGGCTGCAGCAATGGTAAAAGGTATTCAATCTCAGCATATTGGAGCGACGGTCAAGCATTTTGCCCTCAACAATAAAGAAACGAACAGGAAGAACAGTGATTCTAGAGTATCAGAAAGGGCGGCCAGAGAGATTTACTTAAAGGCCTTTGAGCTTGTAGTCAAAGAAGCAGCTCCGTGGAGCATTATGACTTCTTATAATATGATTAATGGTCATCGTGCGTCAGAAAGCAGAGAATTATTAGAAGATATATTAAGAGGTGAATGGGACTTTAAAGGTATGGTAACTACAGATTGGTGGACCTGCGGAGAGCATTATAAAGAAACCAAAGCTGGAAATGATGTCAAAATGGGCTGTGGCTATCCAGAGCGCCTCCTTGAAGCCAAAGCATTAGGCCTTATTTCCAGAGAAGACATGAACCTTTGTGCCAAAAGAATTCTTGAACTGATCCTAAAAGTGGATTAA
- a CDS encoding YbfB/YjiJ family MFS transporter: MAHHYGTKNLGVNYGMLFISWGVAGVLGPLLAGKIFDSTSTYQISYIVSAVLLVLASVLTFVNSTKDLKSISI, translated from the coding sequence ATAGCACATCATTATGGGACTAAGAACTTAGGTGTAAATTATGGTATGTTATTTATTTCGTGGGGAGTAGCGGGCGTACTAGGGCCACTGTTGGCTGGAAAGATATTTGATAGTACAAGCACTTATCAAATATCCTATATTGTATCAGCAGTATTATTAGTTTTAGCGAGCGTTTTAACCTTTGTAAATAGTACTAAAGATCTGAAGAGTATTTCAATCTAG
- a CDS encoding Gfo/Idh/MocA family protein codes for MRLEKLGVGIIGASANGSWASMSHIPALQSLECFEVTAVGTSSIESAKKSSEMYHIANYFADPYELAMHPDVDIVIIAVKVPYHYELIQKVLKAGKHVYSEFPLTSTTEQAVSLLNLAKQKGIRHTLGLQARSNPTMNYLKFLLTESYIGEIRSVNVSYSMTGFPIQNGVVPQSHTYLLNEDSGADQLTITAGHLLDGLNYLMGDFTHLSAFLDTQIKQLRVKETDEIITATSPDSVIIYGELTNKALVTLHVRNSFLPHFAIEINGTKGDITLTPKDGLMYEMDTLILKSSQDKNSPLKRMEIPKEYFFPNINVSNIPAYNVAYHYTNFYNDITLNTHKTPDFETGVRLHKLFDKIRESSKFNKLHAIEV; via the coding sequence ATGAGATTAGAAAAATTAGGAGTTGGTATTATAGGTGCAAGTGCAAACGGAAGCTGGGCAAGTATGTCTCATATTCCTGCATTACAATCATTAGAATGTTTTGAAGTTACAGCAGTTGGAACAAGTAGTATTGAAAGCGCAAAAAAATCTTCTGAGATGTACCATATTGCCAATTATTTTGCAGACCCTTATGAGCTTGCAATGCACCCTGATGTAGATATCGTTATAATTGCTGTAAAAGTACCTTATCATTATGAATTAATACAAAAGGTTTTAAAGGCAGGTAAGCACGTTTACAGCGAATTTCCACTTACAAGTACCACCGAGCAAGCTGTTTCATTATTAAACTTAGCAAAACAAAAAGGTATTAGACACACTTTAGGGCTTCAGGCTCGTTCGAATCCAACAATGAACTATTTGAAATTTTTACTGACAGAAAGCTATATTGGGGAAATTCGCTCCGTCAACGTTAGTTATTCTATGACAGGATTTCCAATTCAAAATGGTGTGGTACCCCAATCACACACGTACTTGCTAAACGAAGATAGTGGTGCTGACCAATTGACAATTACAGCTGGACATTTATTAGACGGACTGAACTATTTAATGGGTGATTTCACTCATTTATCCGCATTTTTAGATACGCAAATCAAACAGTTAAGGGTTAAGGAAACTGATGAGATTATAACAGCTACATCTCCCGATAGTGTTATAATTTATGGAGAACTTACTAATAAAGCACTTGTTACCCTACACGTCCGTAACAGCTTTTTACCACACTTTGCAATAGAAATCAATGGCACAAAAGGAGATATTACCTTAACGCCCAAAGACGGGTTGATGTATGAGATGGATACCCTTATTCTTAAAAGCAGCCAAGACAAGAATTCACCTCTGAAACGTATGGAGATTCCAAAAGAATACTTTTTCCCCAATATAAATGTATCAAATATTCCAGCATACAATGTGGCTTATCATTACACAAACTTTTATAATGATATTACCTTAAATACACATAAAACGCCTGATTTTGAAACAGGTGTTCGTTTACACAAATTATTTGATAAAATAAGAGAATCCTCTAAGTTTAATAAATTACACGCTATAGAAGTTTAG
- a CDS encoding winged helix-turn-helix transcriptional regulator, with protein sequence MARLNKEDFTIPVEATLDILGGKWKTLILCHLSYGPKRTSELIRLMPKITQKVLTHQLKELIQDDMIIRKSYNEVPPKVTYELSKLGYSIKPILNSMCDWGQMYIDQYLD encoded by the coding sequence ATGGCGAGATTAAACAAAGAAGATTTTACTATACCAGTTGAGGCAACGCTTGATATATTAGGTGGGAAGTGGAAAACGCTGATTTTATGTCACCTTTCTTACGGTCCCAAAAGAACAAGTGAACTTATAAGATTAATGCCTAAAATTACTCAGAAAGTTTTGACGCATCAACTAAAAGAGCTCATACAGGACGATATGATTATAAGAAAATCATACAACGAAGTACCTCCAAAGGTTACATATGAACTCAGTAAGCTTGGATATTCTATAAAGCCTATTCTTAATAGTATGTGTGACTGGGGGCAAATGTATATAGATCAATACTTAGATTAG
- a CDS encoding aminotransferase class V-fold PLP-dependent enzyme, whose protein sequence is MKDIKDAANGLQNLTVDITSLIPTNNGNMFNIYFDNGATTPPMESVIKAIEEYTPWYKYVGNNSLKADFLAELYKKGRTTIKQYVGADMEQDIAIYTKNSTEAINILSHVIDIRYQGQNPVVITTYMEHLSNYFPWKYRFETVLADVLPDGRLSMTDLERKLRKYRGRVKLVAITGASNVTGYVNPIHDIARMAHRYGAEIFVDGAQLVQHRNIRMRSLDPKERIDYLSFSAHKIYAPAYSGVLIGPQNVFDNALPLYFGAGMESLATDQHVVLKLGPERYESGSNNLLGAIALSCSLLTIENTGMNAIRKHESDLLAYGINLLSLNANVILYGDTRCLEDRIPIISFNVRDKTYQETAEYLYDNYGIITKNGLCGADLYVQKLTEGTPYDGLVRVSMAFFNQRFELDRLANALKRYH, encoded by the coding sequence ATGAAAGATATAAAAGATGCAGCTAATGGGTTGCAGAACCTAACTGTAGATATCACGTCACTAATACCCACGAACAATGGCAACATGTTCAACATCTATTTTGATAACGGTGCCACAACGCCTCCAATGGAATCTGTTATCAAAGCCATTGAAGAATACACCCCCTGGTATAAATATGTGGGGAATAATTCTCTAAAGGCAGACTTTCTAGCTGAACTCTACAAGAAGGGGCGTACAACCATTAAGCAATATGTCGGTGCAGATATGGAACAGGACATAGCTATCTATACGAAAAACTCGACAGAAGCTATCAATATACTAAGTCATGTGATAGACATACGCTACCAAGGCCAAAACCCCGTCGTCATCACCACTTATATGGAGCACCTTTCCAATTATTTCCCATGGAAGTATCGCTTTGAAACTGTACTCGCTGACGTATTGCCTGATGGACGGCTCTCCATGACAGATCTAGAACGGAAGCTACGGAAGTACCGTGGTAGAGTAAAACTTGTGGCAATAACAGGTGCCAGCAATGTTACTGGTTATGTCAATCCAATTCATGACATCGCCCGTATGGCTCACCGGTATGGTGCAGAAATATTCGTAGACGGCGCCCAGCTCGTGCAGCATAGAAATATCCGTATGAGATCCTTAGATCCCAAAGAACGTATCGATTATCTCTCTTTTAGCGCACACAAAATCTACGCGCCAGCGTATTCTGGCGTACTTATCGGACCACAAAATGTATTTGACAATGCACTTCCTCTCTATTTTGGCGCTGGCATGGAATCTCTTGCAACCGACCAACATGTTGTACTTAAGCTGGGTCCCGAGCGCTATGAGAGTGGTTCTAACAACTTACTAGGTGCGATTGCACTTAGCTGCTCACTGCTGACAATTGAAAACACGGGGATGAATGCTATCCGTAAGCATGAGAGTGACCTATTAGCATATGGCATCAACTTACTGTCCCTCAACGCCAATGTGATCCTTTACGGCGATACAAGGTGTCTGGAAGATCGTATTCCCATTATTTCCTTCAACGTTCGTGACAAAACATACCAAGAAACCGCAGAATATCTCTATGACAATTACGGTATAATAACCAAAAACGGACTGTGCGGGGCAGACCTGTATGTACAGAAGCTAACGGAAGGGACGCCGTATGACGGCTTAGTGAGAGTCAGTATGGCGTTTTTCAATCAGCGATTCGAATTAGATCGACTAGCAAATGCACTGAAAAGATATCATTAA